One genomic region from Cataglyphis hispanica isolate Lineage 1 chromosome 11, ULB_Chis1_1.0, whole genome shotgun sequence encodes:
- the LOC126852973 gene encoding uncharacterized protein LOC126852973 isoform X1: MSMVYPKLAVRDSIDDDDLTDIDDEVFIRDGRNIGLKLDDGGVKRPLMPPRRKCKKSCSFQTHKLPYKALFVPLCYGITALIIILGLIILCIFIVNIFPMPLTILKNWLTRELEDISINKSEIIPCTSLSSKIVWTRSLPKLTSEAPLRSNDVNFDGIEDIIVGFSTGLDTMDAPEYICTLYFGNQTPCLGGVLALNGKTGDIMWTHWTAHAIFSIDCGVDLTNDKIKDCIISGRGGILQAINGRDGSNIWEIPIQDTIASPQQQRILDVYDARFITDMDGDGIGDVIASHAMQLDDIRTSNVLVISGKHGDIIRDVNLPDTEQLFIAPQIMVQSDGENIFVLATSSQQEAGGLYIVSQANIFYGDLQLRKLHHNTGKGALLPPILIDITSDGIEDIVAAMFNSTIMAYNGSTFEPIWNYTVPNSEVISIPIPGYYNDDNIPDFMIKHQIGAGFPTYYYTVATIIDGRNGQPLLEKPIEDSLSRQMSGLSITVDGFGNDWFLHWSADCLNYEGIKEKYQFLKGQSLASQTRADLCRLRFNSTLTMRLLALSQHVGPPGISLYFSEDWKSLEFNNSIDPRKEAEKFLDADHRFEIMNTYVNIPLVSERSPKDHKNHQKESIFKHKNNLLAEIGKYDSDAEYDENFDELKNHKKHDFEDDVIENLGSDEVWKQNNNKWIEDNVQLNKKYNSLYKNDNSNNEDEEQNVDYLQTEIREQRSAEIKDPYFISISHGEHVSKKITDNLISKIKANLISKTNDNLISSKLIQHHSQLNNENVNIKKKKGMENINKRNYSMSKSDVMNISLANMSTLEPEENISTILNHRLNIVKTITMHNTLNTSVITSETIKANNTNFDFKIPKVTYTEASNITTNQIITDHQVTTSKVASMIQQKQIYKHSFPNIVQDDDISIEKVFKRESLKNQSKINKKQPLILSVKDKNYKIQQKRRIKRRSETNGNQPNNINGIRRQPPTGILLPSIESKRKTSVDLVFSTFWLPSSEVSLILSQVDLKCIHRKKALSENKLQYKKDDDIISECLSDRGIDYKLYQESMDRENTKIALGQMTIYRIKLECVCPEDMLPNQTCRNISLHQSWPEHLGSSGNGYFKPLHRLNN, translated from the exons atgtcAATGGTATATCCAAAATTGGCAGTGAGAGATAgcattgatgatgatgatctcACTGATATTGATGATGAGGTATTTATTAGAGATGGAAGAAATATTGGATTGAAGTTAGATGATGGTGGTGTCAAGCGGCCGCTTATGCCACCTCGTAGAAAATGCAAGAAATCTTGTAGTTTTCAAACTCATAAATTACCATACAAGGCACTTTTCGTGCCACTGTGTTATGGAATTACagcgttaattataatattaggtTTAATCATACTTTGTATATTCATTGTGAATATATTTCCGATGCCATTaactatattgaaaaattggtTAACACGTGAACTAGAAGACATCTCTATAAATAAGTCTGAAATAATACCATGTACATCACtttcatcaaaaattgtatggacTAGATCATTACCAAAGTTAACTTCCGAAGCACCTCTAAGAAGTAATGATGTTAATTTTGATGGAATTGAAGATATTATCGTGGGATTTAGCACAG gtCTGGATACAATGGATGCTCcagaatatatttgtactttatattttgGCAATCAAACACCATGTCTAGGCGGTGTATTAGCATTGAATGGTAAAACAGGTGATATCATGTGGACACATTGGACTGCCCATGCCATATTTTCCATTGATTGTGGTGTGGATTTAacaaatgacaaaattaaagattgtaTCATATCTGGGCGCGGTGGGATTCTGCAAGCTATCAACGGTCGTGATGGTTCTAATATATGGGAAATACCGATTCAGGATACAATAGCATCGCCACAGCAACAAAGAATTTTAGATGTCTACGATGCTAGATTTATAACAGATATGGATGGCGATGGTATTGGTGATGTAATAGCATCACATGCCATGCAATTGGACGACATCCGAACTAGTAATGTACTTGTAATATCGGGAAAGCATGGGGATATTATACGCGATGTTAATTTACCAGACACAGAACAGCTATTCATAGCACCGCAAATTATGGTACAATCCGacggagaaaatatattcgttcTAGCTACAAGTAGTCAACAAGAAGCTGGAGGATTGTACATAGTATCCCaagctaatatattttatggtgATTTG CAATTACGAAAACTTCATCATAATACAGGAAAAGGTGCACTTTTACCACCGATTTTGATCGATATTACATCGGACGGAATTGAAGATATTGTGGCGGCTATGTTCAATTCTACAATTATGGCATACAATGGATCAACGTTTGAACCTATCTGGAATTACACAGTCCCTAATTCTGAAGTAATTAGCATTCCAATTCCTGGTTATTACAATGACGATAATATACCAGATTTTATGATAAAGCATCAGATAGGTGCTGGTTTTCCCACGTATTATTATACCGTGGCTACAATCATAGATGGTCGTAATGGACAACCTTTGCTCGAAAAACCGATAGAGGATAGCTTGAGCAGACAAATGTCCGGATTGTCGATCACTGTTGACGGATTCGGTAATGATTGGTTTTTGCATTGGTCTGCTGACTGTTTAAACTATGAGGGGATCAAagagaaatatcaatttttgaaaggTCAAAGTCTTGCGTCGCAAACGCGCGCTGACCTCTGCCGGTTAAGATTTAATTCGACGCTCACCATGAGGCTACTGGCTTTGAGTCAACATGTTGGCCCACCCGGAATATCGTTGTATTTCTCGGAGGATTGGAAATCATTGGAATTCAATAATTCGATTGATCCACGAAAAGAGGCAGAGAAATTTTTGGATGCCGATCATCGATTCGAAATCATGAATACTTATGTTAACATACCACTGGTTTCTGAGAGATCACCAAAAGACCATAAAAATCATCAGAAAGAAAGTATCTTcaagcataaaaataatctacttGCGGAGATCGGCAAATACGATTCGGATGCGGAGTACGATGAAAATTTCGATGAATTAAAGAATCACAAGAAACATGATTTTGAAGACGATGTCATAGAAAATTTGGGCAGCGATGAAGTAtggaaacaaaataataataaatggataGAAGATAATGtacaattgaataaaaagtataatagtCTATACAAGAATGATAACAGTAACAATGAAGATGAGGAACAAAATGTAGATTATCTTCAAACTGAAATACGAGAACAGAGGAGTGCTGAAATTAAAGatccatattttataagtatttctCATGGAGAAcatgtttctaaaaaaattaccgataatttaatatctaaaattaaagctaatttaatatctaaaactaacgataatttaatatcttctaaattaatacaacATCATTCGCAATTGAATAATGAGAAtgttaacataaaaaagaaaaaaggaatggaaaatatcaataaaagaaattattcaatgaGCAAAAGTGATGTAATGAATATATCATTGGCAAATATGTCAACATTAGAAcctgaagaaaatatatcaaccATATTGAATCATAGattaaatatcgtaaaaactATTACAAtgcataatacattaaatacatCAGTAATTACAAGCGAaacaataaaagcaaataatacaaatttcgaCTTTAAAATACCGAAAGTCACATATACCGAAGCATCCAATATTACAACAAACCAAATAATAACTGATCATCAAGTTACAACTTCCAAAGTTGCAAGTATGATACAGCAAAAACAGATTTACAAGCATAGTTTTCCAAATATTGTACAAGACGATGATATTAGTatagaaaaagtatttaaacgAGAATCACTGaaaaatcaaagtaaaattaataaaaaacaaccTTTGATATTATCTGTAAaggacaaaaattataaaatacaacagAAGCGAAGAATAAAACGAAGATCTGAAACTAACGGTAATCAACCGAACAATATTAATGGTATTCGGAGACAACCACCAACTGGTATTTTGTTGCCATCTATCGAATCCAAAAGAAAAACTTCGGTAGATCTAGTCTTCTCTACATTTTGGCTGCCATCATCTGAGGTGTCTCTAATTTTGTCACAAGTGGATCTGAAATGCATTCATAGGAAAAAAGCATTATCAGAGAATAAGCTCCAGTACAAAAAAGATGATGATATTATCAGCGAATGTTTATCCGATCGAggtattgattataaattatatcaagaatCAATGGATAGAGAAAATACCAAAATTGCACTTGGTCAAATGACAATATACAGAATAAAACTGGAGTGTGTATGTCCAGAGGATATGTTACCTAACCAAActtgtagaaatatttcattacatcAAAGTTGGCCCGAACATCTAGGCTCTTCTGGAAATGGCTATTTTAAGCCATTacatagattaaataattga
- the LOC126852973 gene encoding uncharacterized protein LOC126852973 isoform X2, with product MDAPEYICTLYFGNQTPCLGGVLALNGKTGDIMWTHWTAHAIFSIDCGVDLTNDKIKDCIISGRGGILQAINGRDGSNIWEIPIQDTIASPQQQRILDVYDARFITDMDGDGIGDVIASHAMQLDDIRTSNVLVISGKHGDIIRDVNLPDTEQLFIAPQIMVQSDGENIFVLATSSQQEAGGLYIVSQANIFYGDLQLRKLHHNTGKGALLPPILIDITSDGIEDIVAAMFNSTIMAYNGSTFEPIWNYTVPNSEVISIPIPGYYNDDNIPDFMIKHQIGAGFPTYYYTVATIIDGRNGQPLLEKPIEDSLSRQMSGLSITVDGFGNDWFLHWSADCLNYEGIKEKYQFLKGQSLASQTRADLCRLRFNSTLTMRLLALSQHVGPPGISLYFSEDWKSLEFNNSIDPRKEAEKFLDADHRFEIMNTYVNIPLVSERSPKDHKNHQKESIFKHKNNLLAEIGKYDSDAEYDENFDELKNHKKHDFEDDVIENLGSDEVWKQNNNKWIEDNVQLNKKYNSLYKNDNSNNEDEEQNVDYLQTEIREQRSAEIKDPYFISISHGEHVSKKITDNLISKIKANLISKTNDNLISSKLIQHHSQLNNENVNIKKKKGMENINKRNYSMSKSDVMNISLANMSTLEPEENISTILNHRLNIVKTITMHNTLNTSVITSETIKANNTNFDFKIPKVTYTEASNITTNQIITDHQVTTSKVASMIQQKQIYKHSFPNIVQDDDISIEKVFKRESLKNQSKINKKQPLILSVKDKNYKIQQKRRIKRRSETNGNQPNNINGIRRQPPTGILLPSIESKRKTSVDLVFSTFWLPSSEVSLILSQVDLKCIHRKKALSENKLQYKKDDDIISECLSDRGIDYKLYQESMDRENTKIALGQMTIYRIKLECVCPEDMLPNQTCRNISLHQSWPEHLGSSGNGYFKPLHRLNN from the exons ATGGATGCTCcagaatatatttgtactttatattttgGCAATCAAACACCATGTCTAGGCGGTGTATTAGCATTGAATGGTAAAACAGGTGATATCATGTGGACACATTGGACTGCCCATGCCATATTTTCCATTGATTGTGGTGTGGATTTAacaaatgacaaaattaaagattgtaTCATATCTGGGCGCGGTGGGATTCTGCAAGCTATCAACGGTCGTGATGGTTCTAATATATGGGAAATACCGATTCAGGATACAATAGCATCGCCACAGCAACAAAGAATTTTAGATGTCTACGATGCTAGATTTATAACAGATATGGATGGCGATGGTATTGGTGATGTAATAGCATCACATGCCATGCAATTGGACGACATCCGAACTAGTAATGTACTTGTAATATCGGGAAAGCATGGGGATATTATACGCGATGTTAATTTACCAGACACAGAACAGCTATTCATAGCACCGCAAATTATGGTACAATCCGacggagaaaatatattcgttcTAGCTACAAGTAGTCAACAAGAAGCTGGAGGATTGTACATAGTATCCCaagctaatatattttatggtgATTTG CAATTACGAAAACTTCATCATAATACAGGAAAAGGTGCACTTTTACCACCGATTTTGATCGATATTACATCGGACGGAATTGAAGATATTGTGGCGGCTATGTTCAATTCTACAATTATGGCATACAATGGATCAACGTTTGAACCTATCTGGAATTACACAGTCCCTAATTCTGAAGTAATTAGCATTCCAATTCCTGGTTATTACAATGACGATAATATACCAGATTTTATGATAAAGCATCAGATAGGTGCTGGTTTTCCCACGTATTATTATACCGTGGCTACAATCATAGATGGTCGTAATGGACAACCTTTGCTCGAAAAACCGATAGAGGATAGCTTGAGCAGACAAATGTCCGGATTGTCGATCACTGTTGACGGATTCGGTAATGATTGGTTTTTGCATTGGTCTGCTGACTGTTTAAACTATGAGGGGATCAAagagaaatatcaatttttgaaaggTCAAAGTCTTGCGTCGCAAACGCGCGCTGACCTCTGCCGGTTAAGATTTAATTCGACGCTCACCATGAGGCTACTGGCTTTGAGTCAACATGTTGGCCCACCCGGAATATCGTTGTATTTCTCGGAGGATTGGAAATCATTGGAATTCAATAATTCGATTGATCCACGAAAAGAGGCAGAGAAATTTTTGGATGCCGATCATCGATTCGAAATCATGAATACTTATGTTAACATACCACTGGTTTCTGAGAGATCACCAAAAGACCATAAAAATCATCAGAAAGAAAGTATCTTcaagcataaaaataatctacttGCGGAGATCGGCAAATACGATTCGGATGCGGAGTACGATGAAAATTTCGATGAATTAAAGAATCACAAGAAACATGATTTTGAAGACGATGTCATAGAAAATTTGGGCAGCGATGAAGTAtggaaacaaaataataataaatggataGAAGATAATGtacaattgaataaaaagtataatagtCTATACAAGAATGATAACAGTAACAATGAAGATGAGGAACAAAATGTAGATTATCTTCAAACTGAAATACGAGAACAGAGGAGTGCTGAAATTAAAGatccatattttataagtatttctCATGGAGAAcatgtttctaaaaaaattaccgataatttaatatctaaaattaaagctaatttaatatctaaaactaacgataatttaatatcttctaaattaatacaacATCATTCGCAATTGAATAATGAGAAtgttaacataaaaaagaaaaaaggaatggaaaatatcaataaaagaaattattcaatgaGCAAAAGTGATGTAATGAATATATCATTGGCAAATATGTCAACATTAGAAcctgaagaaaatatatcaaccATATTGAATCATAGattaaatatcgtaaaaactATTACAAtgcataatacattaaatacatCAGTAATTACAAGCGAaacaataaaagcaaataatacaaatttcgaCTTTAAAATACCGAAAGTCACATATACCGAAGCATCCAATATTACAACAAACCAAATAATAACTGATCATCAAGTTACAACTTCCAAAGTTGCAAGTATGATACAGCAAAAACAGATTTACAAGCATAGTTTTCCAAATATTGTACAAGACGATGATATTAGTatagaaaaagtatttaaacgAGAATCACTGaaaaatcaaagtaaaattaataaaaaacaaccTTTGATATTATCTGTAAaggacaaaaattataaaatacaacagAAGCGAAGAATAAAACGAAGATCTGAAACTAACGGTAATCAACCGAACAATATTAATGGTATTCGGAGACAACCACCAACTGGTATTTTGTTGCCATCTATCGAATCCAAAAGAAAAACTTCGGTAGATCTAGTCTTCTCTACATTTTGGCTGCCATCATCTGAGGTGTCTCTAATTTTGTCACAAGTGGATCTGAAATGCATTCATAGGAAAAAAGCATTATCAGAGAATAAGCTCCAGTACAAAAAAGATGATGATATTATCAGCGAATGTTTATCCGATCGAggtattgattataaattatatcaagaatCAATGGATAGAGAAAATACCAAAATTGCACTTGGTCAAATGACAATATACAGAATAAAACTGGAGTGTGTATGTCCAGAGGATATGTTACCTAACCAAActtgtagaaatatttcattacatcAAAGTTGGCCCGAACATCTAGGCTCTTCTGGAAATGGCTATTTTAAGCCATTacatagattaaataattga